The proteins below are encoded in one region of Carettochelys insculpta isolate YL-2023 chromosome 14, ASM3395843v1, whole genome shotgun sequence:
- the ZNF507 gene encoding zinc finger protein 507 isoform X2: MEEGSSIAVLVPNIGEPEAVLISETVIDSTLDSSEDHEKCKTDPLIHVIQKLSRIVESEKSQRCLLIGKKRSHPNASTPSFETQDLYESPAKTMMLPVIGIKKTGEPQADYVTNCLPQRKRKVICYQCNLCKFLSPSLFILQEHIKQHGQQNEVILMCSECHFASKSQEELEVHVRIHHENGGKNPIQSKVQQCVTLSTSSLQGAVEGIVKVGNERAANLDCKDIIQSSPEAEMGRRKWYTYEQYGMYRCLICSYTCGQQRMLKTHAWKHAGEVDCSYPIFEENEPASLSDATVTHAPHSGDTIVLSLENNELDIHSDQSLQLQICSSEQVSCKSPPVVADVKEEEVLSQSRALSPTGELLEESISDTEQDNLITDSLLSSAHKIINCSPNKKGHVNVIVERLPSAEETVLQKPFLMNTDIEAEKKLISEESQDICEGSGEVYHSDEIEEVVIGWSNSEKKDNDLISNKGIAADENAPPVRRRTNSESLRLHSLAAEALVTMPIRAAELTRSSFRTFTAINTLDTDAGQRQTDSTCAAHSKMVSSLKSPPEGLTSLNQSDCAIMELQKDKPELSEAPIKMGISMSLLTVIEKLRERTDQNASDDDILKELQDNAQCQTVNDVNMPGNSLVEYIPNVDRPYRCRLCHYSSGNKGYIKQHLRVHRQRQPYQCPICEHIADNSKDLESHMINHCKTRMYQCKQCEESFHYKSQLRNHEREQHSLQDLLSTATSHKLTVSSEAGEREGNMTSVQKLYTCDICDYTSTTYVGVRNHRRIHNSDKPYSISTSPPSLVSSVNLQTVNSIPSCWSLMKMLNKTIPGPTPGGLYLILMTNQKSNHWSQPVETDDLTRFLSSLRSIYPIHT, translated from the exons ATGGAAGAGGGAAGCAGTATTGCAGTACTGGTGCCAAATATTGGGGAACCGGAAGCTGTACTGATTTCCGAAACAGTAATTGACTCAACACTGGACAGCAGCGAAGATCATGAAAAATGTAAAACGGATCCTCTAATCCATGTTATCCAAAAATTAAGCAGGATAGTAGAAAGTGAGAAGTCACAGAGATGCCTTTTAATAGGCAAAAAACGTTCCCATCCTAATGCTTCAACACCATCTTTTGAGACACAAGATCTTTATGAGAGCCCAGCTAAAACAATGATGTTGCCTGTTATTGGCATTAAAAAGACTGGTGAGCCACAAGCAGATTATGTAACCAATTGTCTgccacaaagaaaaagaaaggttaTATGCTACCAGTGTAACCTATGTAAATTTCTGTCACCATCTCTTTTTATACTACAAGAACATATAAAACAGCATGGTCAACAGAATGAAGTGATATTAATGTGCTCAGAATGCCATTTTGCTTCTAAAAGTCAAGAAGAACTTGAAGTTCATGTTAGAATTCATCATGAAAATGGTGGCAAAAACCCCATCCAGTCAAAAGTGCAACAATGTGTAACTCTTTCAACTTCATCTTTGCAAGGGGCAGTGGAAGGAATTGTTAAAGTAGGTAATGAACGGGCAGCAAATCTGGACTGTAAAGATATAATTCAGTCTAGTCCCGAGGCTGAAATGGGTAGGAGAAAATGGTATACTTATGAGCAGTATGGTATGTACCGGTGCTTAATTTGTAGTTATACTTGCGGTCAGCAAAGAATGTTGAAAACACATGCATGGAAGCATGCAGGTGAGGTTGATTGTTCCTATCCTATATTTGAAGAAAATGAGCCTGCTAGCTTGTCAGATGCAACTGTAACTCATGCACCACATAGTGGGGATACAATTGTTCTCTCTCTAGAAAATAATGAACTGGATATCCACAGTGACCAATCTCTTCAACTCCAGATTTGTAGCTCTGAGCAAGTGTCATGTAAATCTCCACCAGTGGTAGCAGACGTAAAAGAGGAAGAGGTCCTAAGTCAATCAAGAGCCCTTTCTCCTACTGGAGAACTGCTAGAGGAAAGCATATCGGATACAGAGCAAGATAATTTGATAACTGATAGCCTACTTTCATCAGCACATAAAATCATTAACTGTAGCCCAAATAAAAAAGGTCATGTTAATGTAATAGTAGAGCGCTTgccaagtgctgaagaaactgtTTTACAGAAACCTTTTTTAATGAATACTGACATTGAAGCTGAGAAAAAATTAATCTCAGAGGAGTCCCAGGATATTTGTGAAGGGTCTGGTGAAGTTTATCACTCAGATGAAATTGAAGAAGTGGTAATAGGATGGAGTAATAGTGAGAAGAAAGATAATGATTTAATCTCTAATAAAGGCATTGCAGCTGATGAAAATGCCCCTCCTGTGCGAAGAAGAACAAATTCGGAGTCTCTTAGATTGCACTCATTAGCTGCAGAAGCTCTTGTTACAATGCCTATCAGAGCTGCAGAACTAACAAGATCCAGCTTTAGAACCTTTACTGCTATAAACACTTTAGATACTGATGCAGGACAAAGACAGACGGATAGCACTTGTGCAGCCCATTCTAAAATGGTATCATCACTTAAAAGCCCTCCAGAAGGATTAACTAGCTTAAACCAAAGTGACTGTGCAATAATGGAGCTACAAAAGGACAAACCAGAACTATCAGAAGCACCAATTAAAATGGGCATTAGTATGTCACTGCTCACAGTAATTGAAAAATTGAGAGAGAGGACAGATCAGAATGCTTCTGATgatgatattttgaaagaattacAGGACAATGCACAATGCCAAACTGTGAATGATGTGAACATGCCTGGAAATAGTCTAGTAGAGTACATACCTAATGTAGATCGACCATACCGCTGTCGCCTTTGCCATTATAGCAGTGGCAATAAGGGCTACATAAAACAACACTTGAGAGTTCATCGTCAAAGGCAACCATATCAGTGTCCTATCTGTGAGCATATAGCTGACAACAGTAAAGATTTAGAAAGCCACATGATCAACCACTGCAAAACCAGAATGTATCAGTGCAAGCAATGTGAAGAATCCTTTCATTATAAG aGTCAGCTGCGCAATCATGAGAGAGAGCAACATAGTCTTCAGGATCTCCTCTCAACAGCAACATCTCACAAGCTAACAGTttccagtgaggcaggtgaaagAGAAG GGAATATGACTTCAGTCCAGAAACTCTATACATGTGATATATGTGACTACACAAGCACAACATATGTTGGGGTACGAAATCACAGACGGATTCATAACTCTGATAAACCATACAG catatctacctctccacctagcttagtgtcatccgtgAACTTGCAGACGGTGAACTCCATTCCCTCGTGctggtcattaatgaagatgttgaacaaaactatcCCAGGACCAACCCCTGGAGGACTCTACTTGATACTGATGACCAACCAGAAATCAAATCATTGGTCACAGCCTGTTGAGACTGACGATCTAACCAGGTTTCTATCCAGCTTacggtccatttatccaatccatacttaa
- the ZNF507 gene encoding zinc finger protein 507 isoform X1, with the protein MEEGSSIAVLVPNIGEPEAVLISETVIDSTLDSSEDHEKCKTDPLIHVIQKLSRIVESEKSQRCLLIGKKRSHPNASTPSFETQDLYESPAKTMMLPVIGIKKTGEPQADYVTNCLPQRKRKVICYQCNLCKFLSPSLFILQEHIKQHGQQNEVILMCSECHFASKSQEELEVHVRIHHENGGKNPIQSKVQQCVTLSTSSLQGAVEGIVKVGNERAANLDCKDIIQSSPEAEMGRRKWYTYEQYGMYRCLICSYTCGQQRMLKTHAWKHAGEVDCSYPIFEENEPASLSDATVTHAPHSGDTIVLSLENNELDIHSDQSLQLQICSSEQVSCKSPPVVADVKEEEVLSQSRALSPTGELLEESISDTEQDNLITDSLLSSAHKIINCSPNKKGHVNVIVERLPSAEETVLQKPFLMNTDIEAEKKLISEESQDICEGSGEVYHSDEIEEVVIGWSNSEKKDNDLISNKGIAADENAPPVRRRTNSESLRLHSLAAEALVTMPIRAAELTRSSFRTFTAINTLDTDAGQRQTDSTCAAHSKMVSSLKSPPEGLTSLNQSDCAIMELQKDKPELSEAPIKMGISMSLLTVIEKLRERTDQNASDDDILKELQDNAQCQTVNDVNMPGNSLVEYIPNVDRPYRCRLCHYSSGNKGYIKQHLRVHRQRQPYQCPICEHIADNSKDLESHMINHCKTRMYQCKQCEESFHYKSQLRNHEREQHSLQDLLSTATSHKLTVSSEAGEREGNMTSVQKLYTCDICDYTSTTYVGVRNHRRIHNSDKPYRCRVCDFATTNMNSLKCHMRRHPQEHQAVQLMEQYKCSLCGYVCSHPPSLKSHMWKHASDQNYNYEQVNKAINDAISQSGRFQEQLPGKPLLESTDESSVPVLESSEDLVSFPESINQTTNEISGSNENQKLNPTINTSCNLEKNSSQPHLSTEYCVLLFCCCICGFESTNKENLLEHMKEHEGEIINIILNKDHSATQNTS; encoded by the exons ATGGAAGAGGGAAGCAGTATTGCAGTACTGGTGCCAAATATTGGGGAACCGGAAGCTGTACTGATTTCCGAAACAGTAATTGACTCAACACTGGACAGCAGCGAAGATCATGAAAAATGTAAAACGGATCCTCTAATCCATGTTATCCAAAAATTAAGCAGGATAGTAGAAAGTGAGAAGTCACAGAGATGCCTTTTAATAGGCAAAAAACGTTCCCATCCTAATGCTTCAACACCATCTTTTGAGACACAAGATCTTTATGAGAGCCCAGCTAAAACAATGATGTTGCCTGTTATTGGCATTAAAAAGACTGGTGAGCCACAAGCAGATTATGTAACCAATTGTCTgccacaaagaaaaagaaaggttaTATGCTACCAGTGTAACCTATGTAAATTTCTGTCACCATCTCTTTTTATACTACAAGAACATATAAAACAGCATGGTCAACAGAATGAAGTGATATTAATGTGCTCAGAATGCCATTTTGCTTCTAAAAGTCAAGAAGAACTTGAAGTTCATGTTAGAATTCATCATGAAAATGGTGGCAAAAACCCCATCCAGTCAAAAGTGCAACAATGTGTAACTCTTTCAACTTCATCTTTGCAAGGGGCAGTGGAAGGAATTGTTAAAGTAGGTAATGAACGGGCAGCAAATCTGGACTGTAAAGATATAATTCAGTCTAGTCCCGAGGCTGAAATGGGTAGGAGAAAATGGTATACTTATGAGCAGTATGGTATGTACCGGTGCTTAATTTGTAGTTATACTTGCGGTCAGCAAAGAATGTTGAAAACACATGCATGGAAGCATGCAGGTGAGGTTGATTGTTCCTATCCTATATTTGAAGAAAATGAGCCTGCTAGCTTGTCAGATGCAACTGTAACTCATGCACCACATAGTGGGGATACAATTGTTCTCTCTCTAGAAAATAATGAACTGGATATCCACAGTGACCAATCTCTTCAACTCCAGATTTGTAGCTCTGAGCAAGTGTCATGTAAATCTCCACCAGTGGTAGCAGACGTAAAAGAGGAAGAGGTCCTAAGTCAATCAAGAGCCCTTTCTCCTACTGGAGAACTGCTAGAGGAAAGCATATCGGATACAGAGCAAGATAATTTGATAACTGATAGCCTACTTTCATCAGCACATAAAATCATTAACTGTAGCCCAAATAAAAAAGGTCATGTTAATGTAATAGTAGAGCGCTTgccaagtgctgaagaaactgtTTTACAGAAACCTTTTTTAATGAATACTGACATTGAAGCTGAGAAAAAATTAATCTCAGAGGAGTCCCAGGATATTTGTGAAGGGTCTGGTGAAGTTTATCACTCAGATGAAATTGAAGAAGTGGTAATAGGATGGAGTAATAGTGAGAAGAAAGATAATGATTTAATCTCTAATAAAGGCATTGCAGCTGATGAAAATGCCCCTCCTGTGCGAAGAAGAACAAATTCGGAGTCTCTTAGATTGCACTCATTAGCTGCAGAAGCTCTTGTTACAATGCCTATCAGAGCTGCAGAACTAACAAGATCCAGCTTTAGAACCTTTACTGCTATAAACACTTTAGATACTGATGCAGGACAAAGACAGACGGATAGCACTTGTGCAGCCCATTCTAAAATGGTATCATCACTTAAAAGCCCTCCAGAAGGATTAACTAGCTTAAACCAAAGTGACTGTGCAATAATGGAGCTACAAAAGGACAAACCAGAACTATCAGAAGCACCAATTAAAATGGGCATTAGTATGTCACTGCTCACAGTAATTGAAAAATTGAGAGAGAGGACAGATCAGAATGCTTCTGATgatgatattttgaaagaattacAGGACAATGCACAATGCCAAACTGTGAATGATGTGAACATGCCTGGAAATAGTCTAGTAGAGTACATACCTAATGTAGATCGACCATACCGCTGTCGCCTTTGCCATTATAGCAGTGGCAATAAGGGCTACATAAAACAACACTTGAGAGTTCATCGTCAAAGGCAACCATATCAGTGTCCTATCTGTGAGCATATAGCTGACAACAGTAAAGATTTAGAAAGCCACATGATCAACCACTGCAAAACCAGAATGTATCAGTGCAAGCAATGTGAAGAATCCTTTCATTATAAG aGTCAGCTGCGCAATCATGAGAGAGAGCAACATAGTCTTCAGGATCTCCTCTCAACAGCAACATCTCACAAGCTAACAGTttccagtgaggcaggtgaaagAGAAG GGAATATGACTTCAGTCCAGAAACTCTATACATGTGATATATGTGACTACACAAGCACAACATATGTTGGGGTACGAAATCACAGACGGATTCATAACTCTGATAAACCATACAG ATGTCGAGTATGTGACTTCGCTACAACAAATATGAATAGTTTGAAATGTCATATGAGGCGCCACCCACAggagcaccaggcagtgcagctaATGGAACAGTACAA ATGTTCTCTTTGTGGGTATGTATGCAGCCACCCTCCTTCCCTGAAGTCCCATATGTGGAAACATGCAAGTGACCAAAATTATAATTATGAACAAGTGAACAAGGCTATTAATGATGCAATTTCACAAAGCGGCAG GTTTCAAGAGCAGCTACCTGGAAAGCCACTGCTAGAGAGCACTGATGAAAGTTCAGTACCTGTTCTAGAGAGTTCAGAGGACCTGGTATCATTTCCGGAGTCCATTAATCAGACTACTAATGAAATTTCAGGTTCTAATGAAAACCAAAAACTTAATCCAACAATTAATACCTCATGCAATTTAGAAAAGAACTCCAGTCAACCTCATCTTAGTACAGAATACTGTGTTCTACTCTTCTGCTGTTGTATTTGTGGGTTTGAATCCACCAACAAAGAAAATCTATTGGAACATATGAAAGAACATGAGGGTGAAATAATTAACATCATTCTAAATAAGGACCACAGTGCAACTCAGAATACCAGCTAG